A single Thermaerobacter sp. FW80 DNA region contains:
- a CDS encoding phenylacetate--CoA ligase family protein: MIWDRDVETASRDTLRRLQLERLRATVERAYHRIPLFRRRMAERGLAPDDLRHLEDLARLPFMTKQDLRDHYPFGLFAEPLQRVVRIHASSGTRGKPTVVGYTRHDLEVWAECVARCFCMAGGEPGHVLHNAYGYGLFTGGLGLHAGAERVGATVVPASGGHTARQILLIQDLRPDGIACTPSYLLNLADAMDEHGIDPRSTSLRYGILGAEPWSESMRQQLEARLGIDAVDIYGLSEVIGPGVANECREAKDGLHINEDHFLPEVVDPQTGEPLPPGQYGELVFTSLTKEAFPVIRYRTGDIAALYPEPCRCGRTLVRMSRIKGRVDDMLVVRGVNVFPSEVEYQLLKIPELAPHYQLVVDRGRALDRIEVWVEPAPAVTGAWGGFDPGAEVARRLEARVADVLGGALGLQVDVRLVAPGSIPRSEGKAVRVVDRRQVSP; this comes from the coding sequence ATGATCTGGGACCGGGATGTGGAGACGGCGTCCCGGGACACCTTGCGGCGCCTGCAGCTGGAGCGCCTGCGCGCCACCGTGGAGCGGGCGTACCACCGGATCCCCCTCTTCCGCCGGCGCATGGCGGAGCGGGGCCTCGCGCCCGACGACCTCCGCCACCTGGAGGACCTGGCCCGGCTCCCCTTCATGACCAAGCAGGACCTGCGGGACCACTATCCCTTCGGCCTGTTCGCCGAGCCCCTCCAGCGCGTGGTCCGCATCCACGCCTCCTCGGGGACCCGCGGCAAGCCGACGGTGGTCGGCTACACCCGCCACGACCTGGAGGTGTGGGCGGAGTGCGTGGCCCGCTGCTTCTGCATGGCGGGCGGCGAGCCGGGCCACGTCCTGCACAACGCCTACGGCTACGGGCTCTTCACCGGCGGGCTCGGCCTGCACGCCGGCGCCGAGCGGGTCGGGGCCACCGTGGTGCCGGCCTCCGGCGGCCACACGGCCCGGCAGATCCTGCTGATCCAGGACCTGCGCCCCGACGGCATCGCCTGTACCCCCTCCTACCTCCTGAACCTGGCTGATGCCATGGACGAACACGGCATCGACCCGCGGTCCACCAGCCTGCGCTACGGGATCCTCGGGGCGGAGCCGTGGTCCGAGTCGATGCGGCAGCAGCTGGAGGCGCGCCTGGGCATCGACGCGGTGGACATCTACGGGCTCAGCGAGGTGATCGGGCCGGGCGTCGCCAACGAGTGCCGCGAGGCCAAGGACGGGCTGCACATCAACGAGGACCACTTCCTTCCCGAGGTGGTGGATCCCCAGACCGGCGAGCCGCTGCCGCCCGGCCAGTACGGCGAACTGGTGTTCACCTCCCTCACCAAGGAGGCCTTCCCCGTGATCCGCTACCGCACCGGCGACATCGCCGCCCTGTACCCCGAACCCTGCCGGTGCGGCCGCACCCTGGTGCGCATGAGCCGCATCAAGGGGCGGGTCGACGACATGCTGGTGGTGCGGGGCGTCAACGTCTTCCCCTCGGAGGTGGAGTACCAGCTGCTCAAGATCCCCGAGCTGGCGCCCCACTACCAGCTGGTGGTGGACCGCGGCCGGGCGCTGGACCGGATCGAGGTGTGGGTGGAGCCGGCGCCCGCGGTGACCGGCGCGTGGGGCGGGTTCGACCCCGGGGCCGAGGTCGCCCGCCGGCTGGAGGCACGAGTGGCCGACGTGCTCGGCGGGGCCCTGGGCCTCCAGGTGGACGTGCGGCTGGTGGCGCCCGGCTCCATTCCCCGCAGCGAGGGGAAGGCCGTGCGGGTGGTCGACCGCCGCCAGGTGAGCCCGTGA